TCTATTTAACTCAGTAAAATTTACTGATTATTTATTACACCAATTTATTGTTGTGTTTGCATTTATTGTCTTTCTCTATTCTGTTGCTAATGTCCTTATTTATTCATCTGTACCGCTCTCTCGCGGACAAGAATTATAATATCATAAATAATATTTTTCGTCAACACTTTTTTTATTTTTTTTTATAATTTTTTATTTACTTTGAAAAAAAGCATGGAGAAAGCCTTTATTTTACAGGCTTTCTCCGCTATTAACCTTTTTATTATTTTCCTTCTTTTTTAGATAAATAATCATTTATTGCTATTTGTATTGCTTCTTCAGCTAATACAGAACAGTGCATTTTTACTGGAGGTAATCCACCTAACTCTTCAACAACTTTCTTATTTGTTAATTTTAATGCTTCCTCTATTGTTTTTCCTTTTACTAAATCTGTTGAAACTGATGAACTAGCTATAGCTGAAGCACACCCAAATGTTCTAAATTTAACATCTGTTATAATATCATTTTCAACTTTTATAAATATTTCCATTATATCTCCACATGAAGGATTTCCAACTTTTCCATATCCTGATGGATTTTCAATAACTCCTACATTATGTGGATTCATAAAGTGATCCATTACTTTTTCTGTATATTGCATTTTAATTCTCCTTAAACTCTTTAATTTTACTTATTTTTTCTCTTGGTATGCATTCCATAGTGGAGATATCATTCTTAATTTAGCTATTACCTCCACAACAGATTCTATTACATAGTCAATCTCTTCTTTAGTGTTATATTTTCCAATACCAAATCTAATTGTTCCATGTGCAAACTCTGGCTCTATCCCCATAGCTAATAACACATGTGAAGCTTGTAACTCATCAGATGAGCAAGCTGATCCTGAACTCACTGCAATTCCTTTATAACTTAAACTTAGTAGAATCGATTCTCCCTCTAAATATTTAAAAGTTATACTTGAAGTTCCTGGTAATCTTTTTACAGATTTTGCATTTATAACTATTTCTGGTACTCTTTTCTCTATTTCAGATTCGAAGTAATCTCTTAACTCCTCTTCTCTTTTCCATTCTTCATCCATATCTCTATAAGCTATCTCTAAAGCTTTTGCCATTCCGACTATCCCTGGAATATTTGAAGTTCCTGGTCTTCTTTTCTTCTCTTGTCCACCACCAGTTAAAACTTTACCAAATCTTACTCCATTTCTCCAGTAAAGTCCTGCAACACCTTTTGGTCCATAGAACTTATGTCCAGAGAATGATAGTAAGTCAATTCCCATTTCCTTTGGCTTTATATCCATTTTTCCCATAGTTTGAACAGCGTCTACATGGAATATAATTCTATTTTCTTTAGCTATTTTCCCAATCTCTTCTATTGGTTCAAATGACCCAACTTCATTATTGGCATGCATTACAGTTATTAATATTGTTTCATCTGTAATAGCATTTTTTAGAGCTTCAACATCTAAAACTCCATTGTGATCAACAGGAATTGTAGTAATTGTATACCCATCTTCCGCTAAATCTTTTAAAGTGTTTTTTACAGCTGGATGCTCTATTGGACTTGTAATTATATGTTTTCCTCTATTTTTATAAGCTCTTGCAATACCTCTTATAGCTAAGTTATCTGATTCACTTCCAGAAGCAGTAAAAATTATCTCATCTGGTTGAGCTCCTAAGAATTTAGCAATGCTCTCTCTTGATTCTGTTAATGCCTTGTTTGTTTCTCTACCAAAAAGATGTAAGCTTGATGAATTCCCATAAAATTCTGTTAAATATGGTATCATTGCCTCTAATACTTCACTGTCCATTTTAGTAGTTGCATTATTGTCTAGATAAACTTTCATAATTTACCCTCTCCCTATAAAATGACATTTCCTTAGTTATATTTATACCATTCTTTAGTAAAAATGTCAAGAATTAATTAATTTCTTTTTTCCATATGCACAGTATTGATTTATCTCACATTCTTGACATTTAGGTCTTCTTGCTATGCATTTATCTCTACCTTGCAAAATTAAATAATGAGAAAAATCTATCCAACTGTCCTTTGGAACTATCTTCATTAAATCCTGTTCTATTTTTATAGGATCTTCATTTTTAGTTAATCCTATTAAGTTACTTAATCTCTTAACATGAGTATCAACTGTTATTCCATCAGCTAACCCCCATATCTCACCTCTTACAACATTTGCAGTCTTTCTTCCTACCCCTGCCAATTTAACTAACTTTTCCATCTCTTGAGGAATCTCTCCTCCATACTCTTCTAGAAGTTGTTGACTACACAATTTTATATTTTTTGCTTTATTTCTATAAAATCCTGTACTTTTTATCATCTCTTCGATCTCTTCTACTGGTAAAGCAGCAAATTGTTCTGGAGTATTAACTTTTTTATACATCTCACTTGTTACAATATTAACTCTAACGTCTGTACATTGAGCTGAAAGAATTACTGCTACTAATAATTCAAATGGTGTATTATATTTCAAAGCACACTCTGGCTTTCCAAATTTTCTATTCAGTTCCTCTATTATATTCTTAACTTTCTCTTTTTTAGTCATCTTTTTCCTCGTGAGTTATCTCTTTTTCAAATAAAAGGTGTTCAGTTCCTATATATTCCTTTACTCCTTTAAAAATAAAATTATTTTTTACAAATACCTTTTTAGATATTTCATTCTCTTCAAGAATATATACACAAACTTTTTTTACTTGAGGTCTTTCAAATTTTAACTCCTCTATACTATTGGAAACAACAGCTTCTGAATACCCTTTTCCTCTTATCTTATCCACTAGATAAATACTCATTACTGCCTTTGTTTTAGTAACAAGTTCAAACTTAACTGTTCCTAAAAAATCTCGACCTAAACTTTCAATAGTATAGAAGAGATAAGTGGGAGAGTTTATCACAAAAGAATACCATCTTCTGTGAGCCTCCCACTGTTCTGCCTCTTTATCAGGAAAATATTTTTTTACATAATCTAGATGGATATATTTATAAATTCTTGAAATATCTTTCTCTTCCATCTTTCTTAATATTATGTCTGTCAAAAAAATCACCTTTTAATTATTTTAAAACTACTCTGTATATTTTCTTCTTACCTATTCTTACTACAAACTCCCCATCTTTAAATAACTCTTCTGTAATCTTCATTGCAAAATCTGTAACTTTATTATCAGCGGCTGTTAAACCATTTTGTGTTACAAGTTTTCTTCCCTCACCCTTAGATTTAATAAGTTTATGTTCAACTAATAAATCTAAAAGCTCCATTCCTAATTTATCCTTTGAAAAATCTATTGATGGAACATTACTCATATCTCCACCACCAAAAGCTCCCTCTGCTCCTTGTTGAGCTTTTAAAGCTTCCTCTTCTCCATGTATTAACTTTGTAACTTCATAAGCTAATATTTTCTTAGCTTGGTTAATTTCTGCTCCTTCAAGAGCTCCTAATCTTCTTACTTCATCCATTGGTAAGAAAGTTAATAGAGCTAGACATTTCTCTACATCAGCATCTGCAACATTTCTCCAATATTGGTAAAACTCATATGGAGTTGTTTTAGTTGGATCTAACCATAGTGCTCCTTTAGCAGTTTTTCCCATTTTCTTACCTTCGCTATTAGTAAGAAGTGTACATGTCATTGCAAAAGCTTGTTTTTGCTCTTTCTTTCTTATTAATTCTACCCCTGCTATCATATTTGACCATTGGTCATCTCCACCTAATTGCATAGTACATCCATGTTTTTTATTTAAAACTAGGAAATCATATCCTTGCATAAGCATATAGTTAAATTCTAAGAATGATAATCCTGATTCCATTCTTTGTTTGAAACACTCTGCTGCAAGCATTCTGTTAACTGAAAAATGTGCTCCTATATCTCTTATAAAATCTACATAATTTAACCCTAATAACCAATCTGCATTATTTTCTAATATAGCTTTTCCTTCACTGAAATCAATAAACTTTTCCATCTGTTTTTTAATACAAGATACATTGTGAGCTATTGTTTCTTTTGTCATCATCTGTCTCATATCTGTTCTTCCACTAGGATCTCCTATCATAGCAGTTCCTCCACCAACTAAGGCGATTGGTCTATGTCCAAATTTTTGCATATGAGCCATAAACATCATTGCTATAAAGTGCCCTACATGTAAACTATCTGCTGTTGGATCAAATCCAATATAAAAAGTTACTTTTTCTTTCCCTAATGCTTCTCTTATCTCTGCTTCATGTGTGAATTGTTTTATATATCCACGCTCTAATAATACATCTACTACATTTCTGTTTTCCATTTTATCTTCCTTTCTATTAATAAATATTTTCTAATATTTTAACACAAATACTACTGTTTTTAAAGTATTTTTACTCTTCTCCTACCTTTTCTTTTTTCAATGTTATACTGATAGAAAGTAGTAATCTTCCCCAAACTACTGTACAACCAAATACCATCATTATAACTGCACCTGTATTCATATAACCTCCAAATATTTCTTATCTATTTTTCCCACTCTTTTTTGTAAAATATTGTTGCAAAGATAGCCATTACTATAATAGTTCCCCATCCAAAAACTAAATTTCCTACTGTCATCTCTCTTATTCCCTTTATTAAATTAGTGATAACAGTTATACCTAATAAGGTTGGAGTTACATATTTTAATAAAATATCAAACCATCTACCTATCTCAAAATCTGAGTATTCATTAGCCTCCATTCTAATCTTTTCAATTCCATAATATCTACATACCAAAACAGTTTCTACAAGTCCTAAAGTAGCTATTATATAGTTTCCAACATGTGAGTCTACTATATCAAGAATATAGTTAAAACCTGCATAAGTTGAGAAGGCTGCACTTCCAACTAATCCTATAAAAGAGATTATTCCAACTAGTTTCTCTCTTGAAATTTTAAATTTGTCTAAAGCTCCAGTTGCAAAAGCTTCTAACATAGATATACTTGATGATAATCCAGCTATAAAAAGACAGAAGAAAAATAGAAATCCTATCATCCCTTGTAAGAAAGTATTTGTTGTTGTAGCTGATATAGCTATTGGAAAAGCTATAAACGCTATTCCAGCTCCACTTCCAAAGGAATTAAAATCAACTCCTATGCTATTTACTAAATATCCTAAAGTTGAAAAAACAGTTATCCCTGAAATAATATCAAATGAAGCATTTGCTAATACTGTTATAAAAGAACTATTTACTATATCCCATTTCTTAGGAATATAAGAACCATAAGCTATCATAACCCCTACAGCTAAAGTTGTTGAGAAAAATACCTGTGCATAAGCAGCTACCCATATACTTGGATTTAATATAGCTTCAAAGTTAGGAGTAAATAGTGCATTAAGACCGATTACCGCTCCCTTCAATCTCAAAGAATTTACCATGAATACAATCATCAAAATCATTAATAGGGGAGTAAATATTTTTGAACATCTCTCTATTCCGCCAGAGATACCTTTTTTTACAATTATCCAGTTTCCTAACCAAACTACCAATATAAAAATTAACATATATTTACTTATTCCCGCCTTAAAATCAAATGGTCCACTGGCACTTCCAGCTATCATTCCCATTAATTTTCCTGGATCTGCCATCCAATTCACAATTCCAAAAGCATGTCCTAAAGACCATACCATAAATACAACTGCTACAGATATTATTGTACAATAGAACATCATTACAACCATTGGTATCATAACTTGTAACCAACCAAACCATTCAAAATTCTTTCCCAGCATTCTAAAAGCTTTAGTTGAACCACCTCTAACTTTTTTCCCAAGCTGATACTCTAATATCATAAGTGGTACTCCACAAGTAAAAAGAGCTACTATATATGGTAAAAAGAAAGCTCCCCCACCATTTTTATAAGCTTGAAACGGAAATCTCCATAGATTTCCTAAACCTATTGCTGCTCCTACAGCTGCATAGATAAACCCTTTTCTACTCTTCCACAACTCTCTTGTCTCTTCCATATTATCCTCTCCCTTTTGAAAAATAAAAAAGCAGTCTGTTAGACTGCTTTAAAATACAAATTATCTGATTCCAATTATCCCTATCTAAGAAATAATAGAACCACTTATTTTCTGAAGTTACATAGATAGAGATATGTTATCAATAGACAAAAGCCAATATCTAACATTTTTTAATTTATTATCTAAATTTTCTATGTAGCTCCACCAATATTGTGCTCTCATATTGATAACCTCCTTTTCTTATATTTAGAATAAGTATATTACAATTTTGTATAGTTGTCAACAAGAAATTCTTTTACTCCTAATAAGCTCTCAAACTTTCTATAAGCTAATCTATCCTCTTCTTTAGTAAATTGTATAGTATCCTCTACCACAAAACATTTTATCCCCGCCCTATTAGCTGCTGTAGCTCCCAAGACAGAGTCCTCTATTACAAAAGCCTCTGATGGCTTCACATTAAATCTTTCACAAGCTTTTAAAAATATATCTGGAGCTGGTTTTCCATTCTCTACCTCATCACCAAAAACCAAATCATCAAAATAATCAAATACTCCTGTATCTTTCAGTAATTTAGTAGCACTTTCTCTACTTGTAGATGTGGCTACAACACATTTTAAACCAATCTTTTTTATATGTTTTAAAAGCTCCTCTACCCCTTTTTTTAACTTTACTCCTCCCTCTTGCTTCATAATCTCTAGTTGTATCTCTTTTTTATCTTTTAGCACCTGTTTAGCTCTCTCTTCTCCAACTAATCCCGATAGTATTCCTAGAGTTCTTACAGAGGTTCCTCCTTTTATCTCTCTTAATCTCTCCAGTGTCAATCCCAAATTATATTTTTTACTTACCTCAAACCATGCTAAATTAGCAACCCTTTCACTATCTAGAATCACTCCATCCATATCAAATATTATAAGTTTTACCATTTTTCCTCACTCTCCACTTTTTATTTTATTAATTATACCATACTTTATCAAAATAGAAAAAGCCCTCTTAGATATTCTAAGAGGGCATATTCTATATCTTATTCAAGACTATTTTTTTATATTGTAGAAAACTTCTAAACCATTGTATTGAGCCATTGATCCTAATTCTTGCTCAATTCTTAATAATTGGTTGTATTTAGCCATTCTATCAGTTCTTGAAGTTGATCCAGTTTTGATTTGTCCTGCATTTGTTGCAACAGCTATATCAGCTATTGTAGCATCTTCAGTTTCTCCAGATCTGTGAGATACAACTGCAGTCATTCCTGCTCTTTTTGCCATTTCGATAGCATCTAAAGTTTCAGTTAATGATCCGATTTGGTTAAGTTTTATTAAGATAGAGTTTCCAGCTTTTAACTCTATTCCTTTTTTAAGTCTTTCAGTGTTAGTTACGAATAAGTCGTCTCCAACGATTTGTACTTTATCTCCGATTTTAGCAGTTAATAATTGCCATCCTGCCCAGTCGTCTTCTCCTAATCCATCTTCGATAGATTTGATTGGGTATTTTTCAACAAGTTTAGCATACCATTCTACCATTTCTTCAGAAGTTCTTACAACTCCTCCTTCTCTCTTGAAGTGGTATTCAAATTTTCCTGGTGCTACTTCTTTACAGAACTCACTTGATGCAGCGTCGATTGCGAATGTAATATCTTTTCCTACTACGTATCCTGCAGCTTCGATAGCTTCAACGATTAAGTCTAAAGCTCCTTCTGTTCCGTTTATTTTAGCTGGAGCATATCCACCTTCGTTTCCTACGTTAGTAGAATCTCCCATTTTCTTTAATAATTTTCCTAAGTGGTGGAATACTTCACATCCCATTCTCATAGCTTCAGCAAAGTTTTTAGCTCCAACTGGTTGGATCATGAACTCTTGTACGTCAACTGCTGAGTCAGCGTGAGATCCTCCGTTTAATATGTTCATCATAGGTAGAGGTAATTCTTTAGCGTTTACTCCTCCTAAGTATTTGTATAGAGGCATTCCTAAAGCTTCTGCTGCAGCTTTAGCTACTGCTAATGATACTCCTAATATAGCGTTAGCTCCTAATCTTCCTTTGTTTGGAGTTCCGTCTAATTCGATCATTGTTCTATCTATTGCAACTTGATCAATAGCGTCCATTCCTAAGATAGCTTCTTTGATTTCAGTGTTTACGTTATTAACAGCTGTTAAAACACCTTTTCCTAAGTATCTTGCTTTGTCGTCATCTCTTAACTCAACTGCTTCATAAGCACCTGTTGAAGCTCCAGATGGAACTGCTGCTCTTCCTTTTGCTCCACACTCTAATACTACATCTACTTCTACTGTAGGGTTTCCTCTTGAGTCAAGGATTTCTCTTGCTACTACATCAACTATTCTTGTCATTTAAAAGACCTCCTGAGTTTTTTCATATAATTTGAAATTATAAAAATATTATATCATATTTTTTTAATTTTGACTATTTTACTTTTATTACTTTTATAGAATTAGTAGTTCCCATTTCGAAAACTTTTTCTCCACAAGTTGCTACTATTACATCTCCTGCTTGAACTAATCCTAATTCTTTAGATACTTTCTCAGCTAATTCGAAGAATGCTTCTAATGAATTTACGCTGTTATCAAAGTAAGGAACTACTCCTCTAGAGATTACTAATTGGTTAGCTGTTTTCTCATCGTTAGTTATAGCAAGTATTGTTGCTGCTGGGAAGTATCTTCTCATATCTCTTGCTGCTCTTCCTGATTGAGTTCCAACTACTATAACTTTTGCTCCTAACTCTTCACTTACATCAGCTGTTCCTCTTGCTACTGCTGAAGTTATAGTTACTTCGTCTTTATCCATTGTTCTTTTGATATTTACTAATGGATCCATTTTAGCTGCAACTTTAGCCATTACTGTAACAGCTTCTACTGGATATTTTCCTTTTGCAGATTCTCCAGATAGCATTACACAATCTGTTCCATCTAATATAGCATTTGCAACGTCGTTTACTTCTGCTCTTGTAGGTCTAGGATTTTTTATCATAGAGTCTAACATTTGAGTAGCTGTGATAACTACTTTTCCTACTTCGTTACATCTTTTGATCATCATTTTTTGAGCTACTGGTACATCTTCTACAGGAATTTCTACTCCTAAGTCTCCTCTTGCTACCATGATACCATCAGATAAAGCTAAGATTTCTTCGAAGTTATCTAATCCTTCTTGGTTTTCTATTTTAGAGATGATTCCTATTCTTTGTCCACCATTCTCATCTAGAACTTTTCTTACTGCTCTTACGTCATCAGCTTTTCTTATGAATGAAGCTGCAACATAATCTATTCCTTGCTCACAACCAAATTTAAGGTCGTTGATATCTTTTTCAGCTAATGCTGGTAAGTTAACTGCTACGTTTGGTAAGTTAACTCCTTTATTTTCTCCTAATTCTCCACCATTTTGTGCAATACATTTTACTTCATTTCCATTGATTTCAGTAACTGTAAATGCTAATAATCCATCATCTATTAATATAGTGTTTCCTACTTTTAAATCTCTTGCAAACCCTTCATAAGTAACTGCAACTTTTGTGTTATCTCCAACAACAGTTTTATCAGTTGTTATTGCGAACTCTTGTCCTGCTACTATTGTAACATCTTTTCCACCTTCAAGTTTGATAGTTCTTATTTCTGGTCCTTTAGTATCTAATAATAGAGCTGCTCTTATTCCAGTTTCTTTTTGAGCTTGTCTAAAGTTGATTATTCTATTTCCATGCTCTTCATAATCTCCATGAGAGAAGTTTAATCTCATCATGTTCATTCCTGTTTTTAAAAGAGTTTTTAAACTTTCCACTGATTCAGTTTTAGGCCCAATTGTACATACAATTTTAGTCTTTTTCAAATTACTCACCTCAAATTATTTTCATTTTATTTTTGTAGTTTATACAGTTCTTCAATAACCCATACCCAATAATTAACCTTATATAGTATAAACTTACCTACCATAAATTTTATAATAATCTTACTCTTTTAGCAAGAAAATATACGTTCATTTTTTAATCTTTTTATGGATATTTTTTGACTTACTCTTTTATATTTTTATTATAAATTAATAGTTCTTCTATTGTCTTATCTATTATTGGTATACAACACTTTATCTTGTATAAAAAAGAGGTATTACTTATCCTTGTTCTGTTTCAATTTTTGAACTTGTAATACCTCGTATACATTATTAATTTTTTACTAGAGTACGCTTTAAAAACTCTTTTGTTCTTTCTTTTTTAGGATTGTTAAATATCTCTTCTGGTGTTCCCTCTTCCTCTATATAACCTTGATTCATGAAAACAACTCTATCTGAAACCTCTTTAGCAAATCCCATCTCATGTGTTACCACCAACATAGTAAGTCCGCTTTCTGCTAGCTCCTTCATAACTTTAAGAACTTCTCCTACCATTTCTGGGTCAAGTGCTGAAGTAGGCTCATCAAATAGTATAGCATCTGGCTCCATTGATAGAGCTCTTGCTATTGCTACCCTTTGTTTTTGTCCCCCTGAAAGTTGCTTTGGCTTAGCATTTACATACTTATCCATTCCTACTATTTTTAGATATTTTAAAGCAACCTTTTCTGCTTCCTCTCTACTTCTTCCTAAGACTTTCATCTGTCCTACTACACAGTTACTTAATACATTATGATTGTTGAAAAGATTAAATTGTTGGAATACCATTCCTAACTTTGTTCTATATTTACAGATATCATGTTTATCATCTAAAATATTTTCTCCATTATATATAATCTCTCCACCACTTGGCTTCTCTAAAAGATTTATACATCTTAAAAGCGTTGACTTACCTGAACCAGATGAACCAATGATACAAACAACTTCTCCTTTTTTTACAGAAAAATCTATATCCTTAAGAACTTTATGATTACCAAAGGCCTTACTCAAATGTTTTATCTCTATTATATTTTCTCTCATTTTTTCCTCCCTTAGTTCTCCTGTCTTTTTAACTTCTCTTCTGGTGTTTCTACTTGCATTTGGTTTCCTGCCATTATCATATAGTTATCAGGTCCATCCATTTTTACTTCTATATATCTTAGTATTCTTGTAATTACAAATGTCATTATAAAATACAAGATACATGTTATAAAGAATGTTTCAAAATATCTAAAGTTATTACCTGCTACCGTTTTCGATTGGAAGAAAAGCTCAGATACAGAGATAACGTTTAAAACAGATGTATCTTTAATATTGATTACGAACTCATTTCCTGTAGCTGGTAGAATATTTCTCACAACTTGTGGTAAAACAACGTTTATCATAGTTTGAAAGTGATTCATTCCTATTGCTTGAGCTGCTTCAAACTGCCCTTTATCTATAGAGATGATTCCTCCTCTAACTATCTCAGACATATAAGCCCCTGTAT
This Candidatus Fusobacterium pullicola DNA region includes the following protein-coding sequences:
- the nth gene encoding endonuclease III; the protein is MTKKEKVKNIIEELNRKFGKPECALKYNTPFELLVAVILSAQCTDVRVNIVTSEMYKKVNTPEQFAALPVEEIEEMIKSTGFYRNKAKNIKLCSQQLLEEYGGEIPQEMEKLVKLAGVGRKTANVVRGEIWGLADGITVDTHVKRLSNLIGLTKNEDPIKIEQDLMKIVPKDSWIDFSHYLILQGRDKCIARRPKCQECEINQYCAYGKKKLINS
- a CDS encoding tyrosine--tRNA ligase gives rise to the protein MENRNVVDVLLERGYIKQFTHEAEIREALGKEKVTFYIGFDPTADSLHVGHFIAMMFMAHMQKFGHRPIALVGGGTAMIGDPSGRTDMRQMMTKETIAHNVSCIKKQMEKFIDFSEGKAILENNADWLLGLNYVDFIRDIGAHFSVNRMLAAECFKQRMESGLSFLEFNYMLMQGYDFLVLNKKHGCTMQLGGDDQWSNMIAGVELIRKKEQKQAFAMTCTLLTNSEGKKMGKTAKGALWLDPTKTTPYEFYQYWRNVADADVEKCLALLTFLPMDEVRRLGALEGAEINQAKKILAYEVTKLIHGEEEALKAQQGAEGAFGGGDMSNVPSIDFSKDKLGMELLDLLVEHKLIKSKGEGRKLVTQNGLTAADNKVTDFAMKITEELFKDGEFVVRIGKKKIYRVVLK
- a CDS encoding sodium-dependent transporter — its product is MEETRELWKSRKGFIYAAVGAAIGLGNLWRFPFQAYKNGGGAFFLPYIVALFTCGVPLMILEYQLGKKVRGGSTKAFRMLGKNFEWFGWLQVMIPMVVMMFYCTIISVAVVFMVWSLGHAFGIVNWMADPGKLMGMIAGSASGPFDFKAGISKYMLIFILVVWLGNWIIVKKGISGGIERCSKIFTPLLMILMIVFMVNSLRLKGAVIGLNALFTPNFEAILNPSIWVAAYAQVFFSTTLAVGVMIAYGSYIPKKWDIVNSSFITVLANASFDIISGITVFSTLGYLVNSIGVDFNSFGSGAGIAFIAFPIAISATTTNTFLQGMIGFLFFFCLFIAGLSSSISMLEAFATGALDKFKISREKLVGIISFIGLVGSAAFSTYAGFNYILDIVDSHVGNYIIATLGLVETVLVCRYYGIEKIRMEANEYSDFEIGRWFDILLKYVTPTLLGITVITNLIKGIREMTVGNLVFGWGTIIVMAIFATIFYKKEWEK
- a CDS encoding HAD family phosphatase translates to MVKLIIFDMDGVILDSERVANLAWFEVSKKYNLGLTLERLREIKGGTSVRTLGILSGLVGEERAKQVLKDKKEIQLEIMKQEGGVKLKKGVEELLKHIKKIGLKCVVATSTSRESATKLLKDTGVFDYFDDLVFGDEVENGKPAPDIFLKACERFNVKPSEAFVIEDSVLGATAANRAGIKCFVVEDTIQFTKEEDRLAYRKFESLLGVKEFLVDNYTKL
- a CDS encoding amino acid ABC transporter ATP-binding protein; this encodes MIEIKHLSKAFGNHKVLKDIDFSVKKGEVVCIIGSSGSGKSTLLRCINLLEKPSGGEIIYNGENILDDKHDICKYRTKLGMVFQQFNLFNNHNVLSNCVVGQMKVLGRSREEAEKVALKYLKIVGMDKYVNAKPKQLSGGQKQRVAIARALSMEPDAILFDEPTSALDPEMVGEVLKVMKELAESGLTMLVVTHEMGFAKEVSDRVVFMNQGYIEEEGTPEEIFNNPKKERTKEFLKRTLVKN
- a CDS encoding amino acid ABC transporter permease — protein: MSLEWIIRILENNWPMFLRGAGVTLWISVVGTILGTIIGLIVGVIRTIPVPEKGIKKPILKVVNGLLSAYIEFFRGTPMIVQAMVIYYGSALAFEINVDRIAAALFIVSINTGAYMSEIVRGGIISIDKGQFEAAQAIGMNHFQTMINVVLPQVVRNILPATGNEFVINIKDTSVLNVISVSELFFQSKTVAGNNFRYFETFFITCILYFIMTFVITRILRYIEVKMDGPDNYMIMAGNQMQVETPEEKLKRQEN
- the nifU gene encoding Fe-S cluster assembly scaffold protein NifU, with protein sequence MQYTEKVMDHFMNPHNVGVIENPSGYGKVGNPSCGDIMEIFIKVENDIITDVKFRTFGCASAIASSSVSTDLVKGKTIEEALKLTNKKVVEELGGLPPVKMHCSVLAEEAIQIAINDYLSKKEGK
- a CDS encoding methionine/alanine import family NSS transporter small subunit: MNTGAVIMMVFGCTVVWGRLLLSISITLKKEKVGEE
- the pykF gene encoding pyruvate kinase PykF — protein: MKKTKIVCTIGPKTESVESLKTLLKTGMNMMRLNFSHGDYEEHGNRIINFRQAQKETGIRAALLLDTKGPEIRTIKLEGGKDVTIVAGQEFAITTDKTVVGDNTKVAVTYEGFARDLKVGNTILIDDGLLAFTVTEINGNEVKCIAQNGGELGENKGVNLPNVAVNLPALAEKDINDLKFGCEQGIDYVAASFIRKADDVRAVRKVLDENGGQRIGIISKIENQEGLDNFEEILALSDGIMVARGDLGVEIPVEDVPVAQKMMIKRCNEVGKVVITATQMLDSMIKNPRPTRAEVNDVANAILDGTDCVMLSGESAKGKYPVEAVTVMAKVAAKMDPLVNIKRTMDKDEVTITSAVARGTADVSEELGAKVIVVGTQSGRAARDMRRYFPAATILAITNDEKTANQLVISRGVVPYFDNSVNSLEAFFELAEKVSKELGLVQAGDVIVATCGEKVFEMGTTNSIKVIKVK
- the eno gene encoding phosphopyruvate hydratase; translated protein: MTRIVDVVAREILDSRGNPTVEVDVVLECGAKGRAAVPSGASTGAYEAVELRDDDKARYLGKGVLTAVNNVNTEIKEAILGMDAIDQVAIDRTMIELDGTPNKGRLGANAILGVSLAVAKAAAEALGMPLYKYLGGVNAKELPLPMMNILNGGSHADSAVDVQEFMIQPVGAKNFAEAMRMGCEVFHHLGKLLKKMGDSTNVGNEGGYAPAKINGTEGALDLIVEAIEAAGYVVGKDITFAIDAASSEFCKEVAPGKFEYHFKREGGVVRTSEEMVEWYAKLVEKYPIKSIEDGLGEDDWAGWQLLTAKIGDKVQIVGDDLFVTNTERLKKGIELKAGNSILIKLNQIGSLTETLDAIEMAKRAGMTAVVSHRSGETEDATIADIAVATNAGQIKTGSTSRTDRMAKYNQLLRIEQELGSMAQYNGLEVFYNIKK
- the nifS gene encoding cysteine desulfurase NifS; translation: MKVYLDNNATTKMDSEVLEAMIPYLTEFYGNSSSLHLFGRETNKALTESRESIAKFLGAQPDEIIFTASGSESDNLAIRGIARAYKNRGKHIITSPIEHPAVKNTLKDLAEDGYTITTIPVDHNGVLDVEALKNAITDETILITVMHANNEVGSFEPIEEIGKIAKENRIIFHVDAVQTMGKMDIKPKEMGIDLLSFSGHKFYGPKGVAGLYWRNGVRFGKVLTGGGQEKKRRPGTSNIPGIVGMAKALEIAYRDMDEEWKREEELRDYFESEIEKRVPEIVINAKSVKRLPGTSSITFKYLEGESILLSLSYKGIAVSSGSACSSDELQASHVLLAMGIEPEFAHGTIRFGIGKYNTKEEIDYVIESVVEVIAKLRMISPLWNAYQEKK
- a CDS encoding GNAT family N-acetyltransferase, whose translation is MTDIILRKMEEKDISRIYKYIHLDYVKKYFPDKEAEQWEAHRRWYSFVINSPTYLFYTIESLGRDFLGTVKFELVTKTKAVMSIYLVDKIRGKGYSEAVVSNSIEELKFERPQVKKVCVYILEENEISKKVFVKNNFIFKGVKEYIGTEHLLFEKEITHEEKDD